The following proteins are encoded in a genomic region of Desulfosporosinus youngiae DSM 17734:
- a CDS encoding rhodanese-like domain-containing protein, whose product MKRNKGLWQLLLLPILVLSLVGCSYSGQSAQVAKPDSDLPLTDQFESVSRIADEYLSNLKLVSLAPEQLYQKVVLGQDAQYFLVDIRANQDFVNSNIRGSVSIPYNQTASSQKLASLPKDKTLVIIDYNGHSAAQTAATWNLLGYRAVPLQYGIQGWTHEEAPAGYEAFPSQALVNPLVKNEAALEQYKFPELKYAQGKTEEYILETSATYLDRNYKGFITAEDLLGVLQQGPESDYYMVDIREQQHYQNGHLEGSVNIPLAELADLEMLNHLPLNKKIVLIGYDGMDASQGTRVLVTLGYDAVALKYGMSYWHGDEKVTGISPIHNLVRDYYELSPLNFVQPSTGAAGCG is encoded by the coding sequence ATGAAGCGCAATAAAGGGTTATGGCAACTGCTGCTGCTTCCCATTCTCGTATTGTCCCTGGTGGGTTGTTCATATTCCGGCCAATCAGCTCAAGTCGCCAAACCGGACAGTGATTTGCCTCTGACAGATCAGTTTGAATCCGTTAGCCGGATAGCGGATGAGTATCTGTCAAATCTTAAACTGGTATCGTTGGCTCCGGAACAGCTCTACCAAAAAGTTGTTCTAGGGCAAGATGCCCAGTATTTTTTAGTAGACATACGTGCCAACCAGGATTTCGTGAATAGTAATATCCGGGGGTCAGTCAGTATCCCCTATAACCAAACAGCAAGTTCCCAAAAACTTGCTTCCTTGCCTAAGGATAAGACGTTAGTGATTATTGATTATAATGGACATTCGGCAGCCCAAACTGCCGCAACTTGGAATCTTCTGGGCTATCGGGCTGTACCCTTGCAGTATGGCATACAGGGGTGGACCCACGAAGAAGCCCCTGCAGGTTACGAAGCTTTTCCTTCCCAAGCCCTCGTCAATCCTTTAGTTAAGAACGAGGCGGCATTGGAGCAATATAAATTTCCGGAGCTGAAGTATGCTCAGGGAAAAACAGAAGAATACATCTTGGAGACGTCTGCAACGTATCTGGATCGCAATTATAAAGGTTTTATCACCGCGGAAGATTTGCTGGGCGTTCTCCAACAAGGTCCGGAAAGTGACTATTATATGGTGGACATACGGGAGCAGCAACATTATCAGAACGGACATCTGGAAGGCTCCGTCAATATTCCGCTGGCTGAACTGGCGGATCTGGAAATGTTAAACCATCTGCCCTTAAATAAGAAGATTGTTTTGATTGGCTATGATGGTATGGATGCAAGTCAGGGGACCAGAGTCTTAGTCACTTTAGGTTATGATGCCGTCGCTCTGAAATATGGCATGAGTTACTGGCATGGAGATGAAAAAGTAACGGGTATCAGCCCTATTCATAATCTTGTCCGGGATTATTATGAATTATCTCCGCTGAATTTTGTTCAGCCAAGTACAGGTGCAGCCGGGTGCGGGTGA
- a CDS encoding Uma2 family endonuclease — protein MPIPEAKEKYTYADYLTWPEGERWEIIDGVPHMQAAPSTVHQEILMEISRQIANHLKDRSCKVYPAPFCVRLTKGDEISNEDIKKVVEPDITIVCDKSKVDEKGCNGAPDMIIEIISPSSVKTDRIIKFNMYEKVGVKEYWIVEPEVKIVSVFVLQENGRYGRQEVYSEEDQITLNIIPDLTIDLKPVFVV, from the coding sequence ATGCCTATACCGGAAGCAAAGGAGAAATATACTTATGCTGATTACTTAACCTGGCCGGAAGGAGAACGGTGGGAAATTATCGACGGAGTACCACATATGCAAGCAGCACCATCTACAGTGCACCAGGAAATACTCATGGAAATATCAAGGCAAATAGCTAACCATTTAAAGGACAGATCTTGTAAAGTTTATCCGGCACCTTTCTGTGTAAGGCTAACGAAGGGTGATGAAATATCAAACGAAGATATCAAAAAGGTTGTTGAGCCAGATATTACCATAGTGTGCGACAAATCCAAGGTTGATGAAAAGGGCTGTAATGGGGCACCCGATATGATAATCGAAATAATTTCCCCTTCATCAGTAAAAACTGATAGGATAATAAAATTTAATATGTACGAAAAAGTGGGTGTTAAAGAATACTGGATTGTTGAACCTGAAGTTAAAATAGTCAGTGTTTTTGTACTCCAAGAGAATGGTCGTTATGGAAGACAAGAAGTATACTCGGAAGAAGACCAAATTACTTTGAATATTATCCCAGATCTCACAATAGATTTAAAACCTGTTTTCGTTGTTTAA
- a CDS encoding 4Fe-4S dicluster domain-containing protein translates to MARYAMFIDPNKCTGCNACRIACQMQWGLSPILSFNRLEEREEGKYPKLMRMITPVQCQHCENPPCQTVCPTGATYKREDGIVLIDPKKCIGCKYCMVACPYNVRVINEHGVPEKCRFCAEYVVNGESPACVSTCMNQVRIFGDLDDPASPLLKAMNSREIEQLRSELGTKPRIYYAKAKRGGGA, encoded by the coding sequence ATGGCCAGGTATGCAATGTTCATTGATCCCAACAAATGTACAGGGTGCAACGCTTGCCGGATTGCTTGCCAGATGCAGTGGGGGCTGTCTCCCATTCTGAGCTTTAACCGCTTAGAAGAACGTGAGGAGGGAAAATATCCTAAGCTGATGAGAATGATCACTCCGGTGCAGTGTCAGCATTGCGAGAATCCTCCTTGTCAGACGGTCTGTCCGACCGGGGCAACCTACAAACGAGAAGACGGCATCGTTCTGATTGATCCGAAAAAGTGTATTGGCTGTAAATACTGTATGGTGGCCTGTCCTTACAATGTAAGAGTGATAAACGAGCATGGTGTTCCGGAAAAATGCCGGTTCTGTGCGGAGTATGTGGTTAACGGGGAAAGCCCCGCCTGTGTATCGACTTGTATGAATCAGGTCCGTATCTTCGGCGATCTGGATGATCCGGCCAGCCCTTTGCTGAAGGCCATGAACAGCCGGGAAATAGAACAGCTTCGCTCAGAACTTGGCACCAAGCCACGAATTTATTATGCCAAAGCCAAGCGGGGAGGGGGAGCATAA
- a CDS encoding helix-turn-helix domain-containing protein, translated as MGRKIAEFRRAKNLTQKELAEKSGISKSYLKKIEEGHYKRPHVKTLAIIADTLEVELKKLLGEE; from the coding sequence ATTGGCAGGAAAATAGCGGAGTTTCGCCGGGCCAAAAACCTGACGCAAAAAGAGTTAGCAGAAAAATCAGGAATAAGTAAGAGTTATCTGAAGAAGATTGAGGAGGGACATTATAAGCGGCCACATGTCAAAACATTGGCGATAATCGCTGATACCCTTGAAGTCGAATTAAAAAAGCTACTGGGGGAGGAGTAA
- the nrfD gene encoding NrfD/PsrC family molybdoenzyme membrane anchor subunit: MEKTQKFEKTFWTYLAFFFLVLALVGAANKYFISGEQAFGTTLDVPWGTLIAGYVFFAVAATGTGLVASLGHVFRIKKFDVLAKRALLASILLLISAFAVLAVELSNPFKMVWLLFTPNLSSPIFWMGAFYGVYLILLFAEFYFTLKDNHRAATGIAYVSFVVKLAAIINLGRLFSFSITREFWAGYYYPVYMVVSGIVSGAAVLTMIVYLKGRDSAQFDYLGKNISLTLGKILAGALVLLAGMQFVKIGFSLASGHPALVEAAKAVTAGPIAISFWFMEVLIGMVLPLAILFSSKFSSIGKAFLAASLAILGMLFSRLNFVYSGQVVPLQVIPDSPPAVGSFNVYTSTWSEWSLIIGALGFIMLMFSWAEYKLRLDSKH, encoded by the coding sequence ATGGAGAAGACTCAGAAATTCGAAAAAACCTTCTGGACTTACCTAGCCTTCTTCTTCTTGGTATTGGCTCTAGTGGGAGCCGCCAACAAGTATTTTATCAGCGGGGAACAGGCCTTCGGTACAACACTGGATGTGCCCTGGGGAACTCTGATTGCAGGCTATGTGTTCTTTGCCGTAGCCGCCACAGGGACGGGTTTAGTCGCTTCTTTGGGGCATGTCTTTCGAATTAAGAAATTTGATGTTCTGGCTAAGAGAGCACTTCTGGCCTCGATTCTATTGCTTATCTCCGCTTTTGCCGTATTGGCTGTTGAACTGTCCAATCCTTTTAAAATGGTCTGGCTGCTTTTTACTCCGAATCTGTCCAGCCCGATTTTTTGGATGGGAGCTTTTTATGGAGTCTATTTGATCTTACTGTTTGCTGAGTTCTATTTCACGCTTAAAGACAACCATCGTGCCGCTACAGGAATAGCGTATGTTTCCTTCGTGGTTAAATTAGCGGCGATTATCAATCTGGGGAGGCTTTTCAGCTTTTCCATAACCAGAGAATTTTGGGCCGGCTATTATTACCCCGTCTATATGGTCGTCTCGGGGATTGTTTCCGGAGCGGCAGTACTGACTATGATTGTCTATCTGAAAGGCAGGGATAGTGCCCAATTTGACTATCTGGGTAAAAATATCTCCCTGACCCTGGGCAAGATCCTGGCAGGAGCCCTCGTTCTTTTAGCCGGAATGCAGTTTGTCAAGATAGGTTTTTCCTTAGCAAGTGGTCATCCGGCTCTGGTTGAAGCTGCCAAAGCGGTAACCGCAGGTCCTATAGCGATCTCCTTTTGGTTCATGGAAGTCTTGATAGGTATGGTTTTACCCCTGGCTATCTTGTTCTCCTCTAAATTCTCATCGATTGGGAAAGCTTTCTTAGCTGCTTCCCTGGCAATATTGGGTATGCTGTTTTCCAGGCTGAATTTCGTTTATTCGGGTCAGGTTGTACCCCTGCAGGTGATCCCTGATTCCCCTCCTGCTGTTGGAAGTTTTAATGTCTACACCTCAACTTGGAGTGAATGGTCGTTAATCATTGGAGCCTTAGGTTTCATTATGTTAATGTTCAGCTGGGCTGAATATAAGCTCAGGCTTGATTCCAAGCATTAA
- a CDS encoding Crp/Fnr family transcriptional regulator, with protein sequence MEFNSKLVFMEELKAAFDFARELTSDQLECLVGYATLQKVPAGTVLAEKGSDCSALALLLAGKLRISMISEDGREVTLYRIGKGRTCPLSAACIFGNYTGNTVTVTAETDSRVVFVTRDFFVKSIAECEPFYRFVFSDISNRLFQATEVVDSIAFISVKKRLAQLLLLNSNSGKYSIYMTHEAFARELGTAREVVSRELKGFERLGILSLARGRLVINNTEALERIARN encoded by the coding sequence TTGGAGTTTAATTCGAAATTAGTTTTTATGGAAGAACTTAAAGCTGCATTCGATTTTGCCAGAGAATTAACTTCAGACCAGCTTGAATGCTTAGTCGGTTATGCAACCCTGCAAAAGGTTCCTGCCGGAACCGTGCTGGCGGAAAAAGGATCGGATTGTTCTGCTCTGGCACTTCTTCTAGCGGGAAAATTGAGAATATCCATGATTTCAGAAGATGGTCGTGAAGTGACGCTTTATCGAATTGGGAAAGGCAGAACTTGTCCTCTGTCCGCAGCTTGTATTTTCGGTAACTATACAGGAAATACTGTGACGGTAACTGCCGAAACAGACTCCAGAGTTGTCTTTGTAACCCGCGATTTCTTCGTAAAGTCAATAGCTGAATGCGAGCCGTTCTATAGATTTGTTTTTAGCGATATATCAAACAGGCTTTTTCAAGCGACGGAAGTTGTCGATAGCATAGCCTTTATTTCTGTAAAGAAGCGTTTGGCTCAGTTGCTGCTTTTAAACAGTAACTCCGGCAAATATTCAATTTATATGACCCATGAAGCTTTTGCAAGAGAGCTTGGTACGGCCAGAGAAGTAGTAAGCCGGGAATTAAAGGGCTTCGAAAGGTTAGGTATTCTAAGCCTGGCCAGAGGGCGTCTGGTTATTAATAATACCGAGGCCTTAGAAAGGATTGCCAGAAACTGA
- a CDS encoding helix-turn-helix domain-containing protein → MPNIRILFGKRVRKLRQALGISQEELAFSSNLHRTYISDIERGTRNVSLDNIYKIAVALDVSPKDLFDF, encoded by the coding sequence GTGCCCAATATTAGGATTCTTTTCGGAAAACGGGTTCGAAAGTTGAGACAAGCCCTTGGTATTTCTCAAGAAGAACTGGCATTCAGCAGTAACTTACATAGGACATATATCTCAGACATTGAGCGGGGAACCAGAAACGTCTCATTAGATAATATTTACAAGATCGCAGTGGCTTTAGACGTTTCTCCAAAAGATTTGTTTGATTTTTAA
- the srrA gene encoding respiratory selenite reductase catalytic subunit SrrA — MQLISRRSFLKVAAAAAAVVALPEALNMDFKAFAEEAKSGEVTKVPSLCNGCSSYCGVWAYVKNGRLWKVEGHELHMKSRGNLCARGHGVAYNVYNPGRVTQPMKRIADNKFKPLSWEEAFQEVGSKMQQLVEQHGGDKVVWACHGGKETYAQPLLDVLGSDNYITHYATCFSAKTNIWQQMCGGMYNPDFDQAKYMLFAGRNYAGGIIPAAMQRITEAKAKGMKIIVVDPRFCELATIADEWIPIRPGTDLAFFLGIAHTLIAEDLYDQEFVSKYVYGFDEFWMHNQGFTAEKAAGISGIPAAKIKEIARELARNAPQAFLDPGYHGLNAHYLNSNETVMMNVIVNALLGNYWQAGGLFPAAGTTFGHPEETYFGTKAVKGSRGDGAGVAGEYPLVEPSRGIPQRIPDMIEKGRAKVVFFYSYNPLRSAPDPEYQKKIKHAELVVSIPYDWNETSLYTAHYILPENHYLERTEHPKVINGNIYWPAVQIATRFKALESPAGSLDLLEIMKGVTKAFGLENLYGFTVEEELEAALGPLGISAEELREKGCIELMPSVLPKEEGLSFSTFTGKIEFSLGAWKKEGYLGVPTWIPTLVEPKGAQEFRLIHGKQPWHSHIMTTNNPYLMAITEEKKGTYMWMNASRAGELGIKEGDWATVQSEITSKQVQIHVTEGLHPECVWIPSTYGTFSDRLENGFAKGVNYNDFIPARVDEKTGHVMGQECIVRITKGGK, encoded by the coding sequence ATGCAGCTAATATCACGACGTTCATTTTTAAAAGTTGCCGCTGCCGCTGCTGCAGTCGTTGCCTTGCCTGAAGCTCTAAACATGGATTTTAAAGCTTTTGCCGAAGAAGCAAAGAGTGGGGAAGTCACAAAGGTTCCTTCACTTTGTAACGGGTGCTCCAGTTATTGTGGAGTCTGGGCTTATGTCAAGAACGGCAGATTGTGGAAAGTTGAAGGGCATGAACTCCATATGAAGTCCAGAGGAAACCTGTGCGCCCGGGGGCATGGTGTGGCTTACAATGTCTATAACCCGGGACGGGTCACACAGCCCATGAAGCGGATTGCCGATAACAAGTTCAAACCGCTGTCCTGGGAAGAAGCCTTCCAAGAGGTTGGCAGTAAAATGCAGCAATTGGTTGAACAGCATGGGGGGGACAAAGTTGTTTGGGCCTGTCATGGAGGCAAAGAAACTTATGCGCAGCCCTTGCTTGATGTGCTTGGGTCTGACAACTATATAACTCACTATGCCACTTGTTTTTCAGCCAAGACCAACATCTGGCAGCAAATGTGCGGGGGTATGTACAACCCGGATTTTGATCAGGCCAAATATATGCTCTTTGCCGGCAGAAATTATGCCGGGGGGATTATTCCTGCCGCCATGCAGCGCATAACCGAGGCCAAGGCCAAAGGCATGAAAATTATTGTGGTCGATCCCAGGTTTTGTGAATTAGCGACCATCGCCGACGAGTGGATCCCGATCAGACCGGGAACTGATTTAGCCTTCTTCTTGGGAATTGCTCACACTCTTATTGCAGAAGACTTGTATGATCAGGAGTTCGTCAGTAAGTATGTGTACGGTTTCGATGAATTTTGGATGCATAATCAAGGGTTTACCGCGGAAAAAGCTGCCGGAATTTCAGGAATTCCAGCGGCTAAGATTAAAGAAATTGCCAGGGAGCTTGCCCGGAATGCCCCCCAAGCCTTTCTGGACCCAGGGTATCATGGACTTAATGCTCATTACCTGAATTCAAATGAGACCGTCATGATGAACGTGATTGTCAACGCCCTGCTCGGTAACTATTGGCAGGCAGGGGGTCTTTTCCCGGCAGCCGGCACTACCTTTGGGCATCCGGAGGAAACTTATTTTGGGACAAAAGCTGTTAAAGGCTCCAGGGGAGATGGAGCCGGAGTCGCGGGAGAGTATCCTTTGGTTGAACCCTCCCGGGGTATCCCCCAAAGAATTCCGGATATGATCGAAAAGGGAAGGGCTAAAGTCGTCTTTTTTTATTCCTATAACCCTCTGCGCTCAGCGCCTGATCCCGAATACCAAAAGAAGATTAAACATGCGGAGCTGGTCGTGAGTATCCCTTATGACTGGAATGAAACATCCCTGTACACTGCCCATTATATTTTGCCGGAAAACCATTATTTGGAGCGAACGGAACATCCCAAGGTTATAAATGGCAATATCTACTGGCCCGCAGTTCAGATTGCCACACGCTTTAAAGCCTTAGAGAGTCCGGCCGGCAGTCTGGATTTATTGGAGATCATGAAAGGCGTAACCAAGGCTTTCGGCCTGGAAAATCTCTACGGATTCACAGTCGAGGAAGAACTGGAAGCAGCTCTGGGTCCTCTGGGAATTAGTGCGGAGGAGCTAAGAGAAAAAGGATGTATTGAGTTAATGCCTTCCGTTCTGCCTAAAGAAGAAGGGCTTAGCTTCAGCACCTTCACCGGAAAAATTGAATTCTCTCTTGGGGCTTGGAAGAAGGAAGGGTATCTGGGTGTGCCTACCTGGATACCAACTCTGGTCGAACCCAAAGGAGCACAGGAATTCCGGCTTATTCATGGTAAGCAACCCTGGCATTCTCATATTATGACCACGAACAACCCCTATCTTATGGCTATTACTGAGGAGAAAAAAGGCACCTATATGTGGATGAATGCTTCACGTGCCGGAGAACTGGGGATTAAAGAAGGGGACTGGGCGACTGTGCAAAGTGAAATCACTTCCAAGCAGGTTCAAATCCACGTAACCGAAGGGCTCCATCCTGAATGTGTCTGGATACCTTCAACCTATGGAACCTTCTCCGACAGGTTGGAAAACGGTTTTGCCAAAGGTGTCAACTATAATGACTTTATTCCGGCACGGGTTGACGAGAAAACCGGTCATGTCATGGGGCAGGAATGTATCGTCAGGATCACAAAGGGGGGGAAATGA